The region AGTCCATGGCCCGCGACAGGTAAAGGTAACAGTTCGCATCGAACTGGCCGGTAAACTTGTCGGCATGCGCTTCGAGATAGGCCTCGATTTCGAAATCGATACAAAAAGCATCCCCGGTTTTTCTTTCCTCGGGGACCCGTTCGCGGCCGAAGCGCTGGACCCATTCCTGTGGCGAGCGGTAGCTGATCATGCCCAGCTTGCGCGCCATGCGCATGCCCTTGATCGGTCCTTCACCGGGTGGGTAACTGCCCTGACGCCAGTCCGGGTCGTTGCGGATCATTTCCCTTTGCAGCGAGCGTATCGCCGTCGCAAACGGCAAGGACCTGGCGGCGGACGAAATCGACAACATGCGCTCGCTGGCATCCGGGTAAAAAAGGCAATAGGCCAGCGCGCCCATGCCGCCCATCGACGGGCCGACGACCGCGTACAGCGTTTCGATCGCCAGCGCCTCGACGACCAGGTGGGCGCTGCGGGCGATGTCCTCGATGGAAAGCACCGGGAAATCCAGTTGGTAGGGCTTGGCCGTTTCCGGGTTGACCGACGCCGGGCCGGTAGAACCAAAGCAACTGCCGAGCGAGTTCACGCAAATAATGAAATAGCGATGCGAATCCAGCGGCTTGTCCGGTCCGAGCATCGGCTCCCACCAGCCCGGTGACGGATCGTTCTCGCAAGAGGCCGCGTGCGCGGATGGCGACAGGCCCGTGAACACCAGGATCGCATTGCTGCGCTCGGAGTTGAGTTGCCCCCAGGTCTCGTAAGCAATTTGCATCTGCTGCAGATGGCCGCCCAAGTGCATCGTA is a window of Pseudomonadota bacterium DNA encoding:
- a CDS encoding homoserine O-acetyltransferase, whose amino-acid sequence is MTTARKILQLDAPFTMHLGGHLQQMQIAYETWGQLNSERSNAILVFTGLSPSAHAASCENDPSPGWWEPMLGPDKPLDSHRYFIICVNSLGSCFGSTGPASVNPETAKPYQLDFPVLSIEDIARSAHLVVEALAIETLYAVVGPSMGGMGALAYCLFYPDASERMLSISSAARSLPFATAIRSLQREMIRNDPDWRQGSYPPGEGPIKGMRMARKLGMISYRSPQEWVQRFGRERVPEERKTGDAFCIDFEIEAYLEAHADKFTGQFDANCYLYLSRAMDLFDVADHGGSVDAGLSRIKLRQALVVGVETDILFPLHQQGELAIGLEAAGIETEFVRLSSLQGHDSFLVDMDRLRPVVAGFFA